Within Chthonomonadales bacterium, the genomic segment GGTGCAGGGTGATCTGCGTTCTGCGGGGCATGGCGCGCAGGTCGGCCAGCGACAGCTCCAGCGGCTCCTCCAGCAGACCGAAGACCCGCAGGCGGTAGTCGTCAAACCCTTGCTCCTCCAGTTGCGTCCACTCACCCGACGTCGGCACCTTGCCGTTGGCCCAGAAGTACGGGGAGATGTCGGCGGGCGCGAACTCGGCCTTTGGCGCCGCCCGGTCCAGCAGCAGGCTCATCACCGGCGTGACGATGGCCTTCGCCGCGTGCTGGACGGCGCGCGGCCGCTTCCAGGCCAGCCAGTGGGCGGCCGCGTTGACCGCGACCACCGCGGCGATCCCCACCAACCCCAGCACCCACCCGATCGGAAGCGTGTTGTCGGTGCCCATGACGATGTGGTTCATGTTTCTGGCGAACCCGGTGATGGCCACCATCGCCACGTGCGCGATCGTGAAGGCCACGAAGCTGAGCATCACCAGGAAGTGCAGCGAGCGTCCGATCTGGCGGTTGCCCGGCAGCTTGGGGTACCAGCCGAACCGGTTGGTCAGCGCCGGTGACATCGAGGGACCTGTGAGAATCGCCAGGGGCGCCAGGATGAACACCACGCCGAAGTAGGTGAGCTGCTGGAGCGCGTTGTAGCGAAAGAACCCGTTGGGCTCTGTAGGCAGATGGAACGTCGCGTAGTGCACGAAGACGGCCCAGGCGTCGGGCACGATGCTCCAGGAGACGGGCGTCAGCCGTCGCCACTGGCTGCCGCTGAGCAGCAGGACCACGAAAACAACGCCGTTGACCACCCAGAACAGCACGCTGAGGAAGTGCCAGTGGCGCGCCATGCCGATCGTGTGGCGTCCCCCCGGCAGGCCGATCCAGGGCGAGAGGGCGAGGGAATCGTCCTTGGCCGTCCACACGCGGTCGCGCGGCACCACCACGGGCGTCAGGCGAAGCCACTCCGTGCCGGGCGTGCAGTGCAGGTTCCAGTAGAGCCGGGGGTGGTCCATCAGGACCTGCGCGCCGCTGCGGATGAGCAGGACCAGGAACAGGAAGTTGACGTAGTGCGTGATCCGCAGCCAGGCTGGAAACCCCTGGGGCGCGCCGACCGGAGCCGGCTGCGCGCCGGGCGGGATGGCCGGCAGCCCGAACACCGCCCACTGGAAGTAGGCTCCGGCCACCGCCAGCAGCACCGGCGCGACGAACACCAGCAGCGTTCTGGACTGAACTCGCATAGCTTACACCCCGATGCACGAACGGATGAGGGCGATGAGCGGCGACGGGTAGACGCCCAGCCACACCAGCAGCAACGCGAGCGCCGCCAGCGCGATGGCGCCGGGCATCGCCATCGCCGGCGCGGGAGGTCGAGCATCGAGGGCCTGCTCCGGGTCGCTGTAGACCGCAACCACGATGCGCAGGTAGTAGAACAGGCCGATGACGCTCGTCACCACCAGCACCAGAATGAGCCACCACAGCGCCACGCCCGCCCCGGACGCGACCAGGTAGAACTTGCCGATGAACCCGGCCGTCAGCGGGATGCCGGCGAGCGAGAGCAGCATCCCGGTCAGGACCACGGCCAGCCACGGCCGGCGCGCGAACAGGCCGCGGAGGTCCTCCATTCGGTCCGCGTCGCGCTCACCGTCCGACAGCACGGCGATCACCCCGAAGGCGCCGAGCATGGTGACGAAGTAGGCGGCCAGGTAGAAGGTGGCGGCCGTGATGGCCAGCGCCCCGCCGGCCAGCGGCGCAACCAGCAGGTAGCCGAGGTGCGCGACGGACGAGTAGGCCAGGATGCGCTTGACGTTGTCTTGCAGCAGCGCGAGCAGGTTCCCCATCACCATCGAGGCGACCGCCAGGATGGCGAACACGGTGAAGAGCGCCCCGTGACCCTCGTGGATTCCGATGCCCATGTAGAGGCGCAGGAGCACGGCGAACACGCTACCCTTGGAGACGGTCGCCACGAACGCGCCCGTCGGAGCCGGGGCGCCCTCGTAGACGTCGGGAATCCAGAGGTGGAACGGCGCCACCGCCAGCTTGTAGCCAATACCGATCACCAGCATCCCGATGCCGGTCAGCAGCAGAAGCGCATCGGGGCCGGCGGCGCGGCCCACCGCGCTCGCCAGCGCCGCGATCTCCATCGTCCCCGCGGCGGCGTAGACCAGCGCCATGCCGAACAGGAGGAACGCCGCCGAGGCGGCGGCCAGCACCAGGTACTTCAGGCCCGCCTCCGCGCTGCGCCGGCTCGCGCGGGGAAAGGCGATCAGCGCGTACAGCGAGACGCTCAGCACCTCCAGGCTCAGGAAGAACGAGGCGAGATGCGCGCTCGCGGCAAGCCCGGCCGAG encodes:
- a CDS encoding molybdopterin-dependent oxidoreductase, with the translated sequence MLVFVAPVLLAVAGAYFQWAVFGLPAIPPGAQPAPVGAPQGFPAWLRITHYVNFLFLVLLIRSGAQVLMDHPRLYWNLHCTPGTEWLRLTPVVVPRDRVWTAKDDSLALSPWIGLPGGRHTIGMARHWHFLSVLFWVVNGVVFVVLLLSGSQWRRLTPVSWSIVPDAWAVFVHYATFHLPTEPNGFFRYNALQQLTYFGVVFILAPLAILTGPSMSPALTNRFGWYPKLPGNRQIGRSLHFLVMLSFVAFTIAHVAMVAITGFARNMNHIVMGTDNTLPIGWVLGLVGIAAVVAVNAAAHWLAWKRPRAVQHAAKAIVTPVMSLLLDRAAPKAEFAPADISPYFWANGKVPTSGEWTQLEEQGFDDYRLRVFGLLEEPLELSLADLRAMPRRTQITLHHCIQGWSGIAEWGGVPLAEVLKRARPKPEARAVVFYSYGEGSEGGEFYDSLSLRDASHPLTMLADEMNRAPLGKLHGAPVRLRVENQLGFKMVKWVRAIELVESIRSVGEGEGGYNEDREYFGELANI
- a CDS encoding NADH-quinone oxidoreductase subunit N yields the protein MTGQAAIALLPLLVLAGAVVLVLLAIGLHRSHVLTASLTLAGLTASFAMLPVSAGARARQVTPLFVLDGFALLYIGLILAAALLVAALSWTYLERQAGQREEFYVLLLLATLGSAGLAASAHLASFFLSLEVLSVSLYALIAFPRASRRSAEAGLKYLVLAAASAAFLLFGMALVYAAAGTMEIAALASAVGRAAGPDALLLLTGIGMLVIGIGYKLAVAPFHLWIPDVYEGAPAPTGAFVATVSKGSVFAVLLRLYMGIGIHEGHGALFTVFAILAVASMVMGNLLALLQDNVKRILAYSSVAHLGYLLVAPLAGGALAITAATFYLAAYFVTMLGAFGVIAVLSDGERDADRMEDLRGLFARRPWLAVVLTGMLLSLAGIPLTAGFIGKFYLVASGAGVALWWLILVLVVTSVIGLFYYLRIVVAVYSDPEQALDARPPAPAMAMPGAIALAALALLLVWLGVYPSPLIALIRSCIGV